A single window of Polaribacter sp. SA4-10 DNA harbors:
- a CDS encoding GNAT family N-acetyltransferase, with product MKKEILFTDGKYSIQRHQGIPKEALHFLDSIAWGNEGAIYEHKNTEEHIKLIKNPVLLAIFEGEKIRATAVFSMTTVTTNSEKFNCNYIRYFASSKEIRGKGVMKKFSIKVMELIREKEKEKTIYFACIERANKSSYKVVESAGYNPLGTVKTLGFSRFFPKKKKKIEQITSKKEKEEVLTLLKKTYDNHALTQFDSLFIKNNYFVIRENGQIIAGCQYHRAHWVINNMKGFIGKIVMNVVPLTPILNKLFNPKRFEFLAFEGLFFKPGYESQLYTLFEGLLAKEKLKSSLFWLGNTCPIREKIITKGKLGMIHSFIKDSDVEIMAAYKNIDEAKIENLKSKPIFASAFDYI from the coding sequence ATGAAAAAAGAGATTCTATTTACTGACGGCAAATACTCCATTCAAAGACATCAAGGTATTCCTAAAGAAGCTTTACATTTTTTAGATAGTATTGCCTGGGGAAATGAAGGTGCTATCTATGAACACAAAAATACAGAAGAACATATTAAATTGATAAAAAACCCAGTACTTCTTGCCATTTTTGAAGGTGAAAAAATAAGAGCAACGGCTGTTTTTTCTATGACAACTGTAACTACTAATAGTGAGAAATTTAATTGTAATTATATCAGATATTTTGCTTCATCAAAAGAAATACGTGGCAAAGGAGTTATGAAAAAATTTTCCATAAAAGTGATGGAATTAATTCGTGAAAAGGAGAAAGAAAAAACCATTTATTTTGCTTGTATAGAAAGAGCTAACAAAAGTTCTTATAAAGTTGTAGAAAGTGCGGGTTATAATCCTTTAGGAACGGTAAAAACTTTAGGATTTAGTCGTTTTTTTCCGAAAAAAAAGAAAAAAATCGAACAAATAACTTCAAAAAAAGAAAAAGAAGAAGTTTTAACCTTACTTAAGAAAACCTATGACAACCATGCTTTAACCCAATTCGATTCTTTATTTATTAAAAACAATTATTTTGTTATTCGAGAAAACGGACAAATTATAGCGGGCTGTCAATACCACCGTGCACATTGGGTTATTAACAATATGAAAGGTTTTATAGGAAAAATAGTAATGAACGTAGTGCCTTTAACACCTATTCTTAATAAATTATTTAACCCAAAACGATTCGAATTTTTAGCATTTGAAGGTCTCTTTTTCAAACCTGGTTATGAATCCCAATTATATACTTTATTTGAAGGTTTACTGGCTAAAGAAAAATTAAAATCTTCTCTATTTTGGTTAGGGAATACCTGCCCAATTCGTGAAAAAATTATAACAAAAGGTAAATTAGGTATGATTCATTCATTTATAAAGGATTCTGATGTTGAAATTATGGCTGCTTATAAAAACATAGATGAAGCTAAAATTGAAAATTTAAAATCGAAACCAATATTTGCTTCAGCTTTTGATTACATTTAA
- a CDS encoding aminotransferase class III-fold pyridoxal phosphate-dependent enzyme has protein sequence MTHKLSQKNSLTKKHTQNYRQHFALNRNAAGFNIQKKELIYTLVSDKSDGAFIWDIDNNKYIDLTMGFGSILFGHNYAPIRKEIENQLTKSWSVGPISPLAGKLAEKIALATNTERVAFFNSGTEAIMVSLRIAKAVTKKKNVVFFKGAYHGTFDPLLTLKRDQQTNIAKESIPGITQSILNESYVFEYGSEASLEFIKKNKDNIAAVLVEPVQSRNPSFQPIAFLKEIRNITEQNEIALIFDEVITGFRIDIGGCQKQFNIKADIVTYGKVIGGGLPIGIVAGKSKFLDAIDGGYWQYGDQSIPEAKSTFVAGTFCHHPLAMATSLKTLEILNSTNGSLLNEINNRTSNFCNKMNAFFKEYFPKLSIVYFGSLFRFVTPGKYKALYNQLLLNGVYIWEGRNCFLSAAHTDDVIDLLEDKIKLSCKQLVESGIIKTQV, from the coding sequence ATGACTCATAAATTATCTCAAAAAAATTCACTTACAAAAAAGCATACACAGAATTACAGACAACATTTTGCTTTAAATAGAAATGCAGCAGGTTTTAATATTCAAAAGAAAGAACTTATTTACACTTTGGTTTCGGATAAATCTGATGGTGCTTTTATTTGGGATATTGACAATAATAAGTATATAGATTTAACGATGGGTTTTGGCTCTATACTTTTTGGGCATAATTATGCACCAATTCGTAAGGAAATTGAGAACCAATTAACAAAGAGTTGGTCTGTTGGTCCAATATCTCCATTAGCAGGAAAACTAGCAGAAAAAATTGCATTAGCTACAAATACAGAAAGAGTTGCCTTTTTTAATTCTGGCACCGAAGCAATTATGGTTTCTTTAAGAATTGCAAAAGCGGTTACAAAAAAGAAAAATGTTGTTTTTTTCAAAGGCGCCTATCATGGTACATTTGATCCATTACTTACTCTAAAAAGAGACCAACAAACAAATATTGCCAAAGAATCTATTCCTGGAATTACACAATCTATTTTAAATGAATCTTATGTTTTCGAATACGGTTCAGAAGCGTCTTTAGAGTTTATTAAAAAAAACAAAGATAACATTGCAGCTGTTCTTGTTGAGCCAGTTCAGAGCAGAAACCCAAGTTTTCAACCCATTGCTTTTTTAAAGGAAATACGAAATATTACAGAACAAAATGAGATTGCACTTATTTTTGACGAAGTAATCACTGGTTTTCGAATTGATATTGGAGGTTGCCAAAAACAATTTAACATAAAAGCTGATATTGTTACTTACGGAAAAGTAATTGGCGGTGGATTACCAATAGGTATTGTTGCTGGTAAATCAAAATTTTTAGATGCTATTGATGGTGGATACTGGCAATATGGAGACCAGTCAATTCCAGAAGCAAAATCAACTTTTGTTGCAGGTACATTTTGTCATCATCCTTTAGCAATGGCTACTTCCTTAAAAACATTAGAAATACTCAATTCTACTAACGGCTCACTATTAAATGAAATAAACAATAGAACATCCAATTTTTGCAATAAAATGAATGCCTTTTTTAAAGAGTATTTTCCAAAGTTATCAATTGTTTATTTCGGGTCTTTATTCCGGTTTGTAACTCCGGGAAAGTATAAAGCACTTTATAATCAACTTCTTTTAAATGGAGTTTATATCTGGGAAGGTAGAAACTGTTTTTTATCAGCAGCGCATACAGATGACGTAATTGATTTATTGGAAGATAAAATTAAGTTAAGCTGTAAACAATTAGTAGAAAGCGGTATTATTAAAACTCAAGTATAA